A stretch of the Bradyrhizobium sp. CCBAU 53351 genome encodes the following:
- a CDS encoding TetR/AcrR family transcriptional regulator yields MSSLRMTSDLRRQLILGAAKRCFARHGYTGTTTKSVAAAAAISEALLFKHFPSKAALYAEILSDECEADPALTELLEREPSTATLVEVIRGMVQHFLHIADGPDQEEAQRLRLMATSHLDDGEFARLLYAKIETLIGAIFVASLERAVVAGDARPCSGDPLNLFWFAHHTVMTTALTRLSATPCLVYGKADDLERQLCEFLLRGIGLNDAAIASHLGHDQAADAGRTAIAESA; encoded by the coding sequence ATGAGCTCATTGCGTATGACGAGCGACCTGAGGCGTCAATTGATCCTCGGTGCCGCGAAGCGCTGCTTTGCCCGACATGGCTATACCGGCACCACGACGAAGAGCGTGGCGGCCGCCGCTGCCATTTCCGAGGCGCTGCTGTTCAAGCATTTCCCGTCCAAGGCGGCGCTCTACGCCGAAATCCTCAGCGACGAATGCGAGGCCGATCCGGCGCTCACCGAACTTCTCGAACGGGAGCCTTCGACCGCCACACTGGTCGAGGTGATCCGCGGCATGGTCCAGCATTTCCTCCACATCGCCGATGGTCCCGATCAGGAAGAGGCACAGCGATTGCGACTGATGGCCACGAGCCATTTGGATGATGGCGAATTCGCCCGGTTGCTGTATGCCAAGATCGAGACGCTGATCGGGGCGATCTTCGTCGCCTCGCTCGAACGTGCCGTTGTCGCCGGGGACGCGCGGCCATGCAGCGGCGATCCGCTCAACCTGTTCTGGTTTGCGCATCACACGGTGATGACCACGGCGCTGACCAGACTTTCGGCCACGCCTTGCCTGGTCTACGGCAAGGCTGACGACCTCGAGCGGCAGCTGTGTGAGTTTCTCCTGAGGGGTATCGGACTTAACGACGCCGCAATTGCTTCGCATCTGGGCCACGATCAGGCCGCGGATGCCGGCAGGACGGCGATTGCAGAAAGTGCATGA
- a CDS encoding efflux RND transporter periplasmic adaptor subunit — MNIVTEHKISGEPIDNKAPKRPVRPVLWFIIVGTLLAALVGGLVWFNYFRGQMIKQFFANNKPPPTAVSAAEAKSEVVPNLLTAVGGLVAVHQVDVSADVNGRVTEIKFEPGTRVEAGTPLVQLFDAPEQGDLANYKAQATVAQLSLDRAKQLASRQFGPQATVDSAQAAYDQAQAGIAKTEALISQKLVRAPFAGDLGVRKVEVGQYLTAGTAIVSLTDLSELWANFTVTEKDSGSLKVGQTVRLKVDAYPGRIFEGKITTIEPQISADTRNIRVQATVANPEKILKPGMFVNTTVVLPDKPAVITVPETAVDYTLYGDSVFVITEKKGEDGKTSLSAVRTFVQTGSRVEGRVEIIKGLKAGDKVVAVGQLKLQSGAAVSISTDPVPQIPAQPPRY, encoded by the coding sequence ATGAACATCGTAACCGAACATAAGATTTCGGGCGAACCGATCGACAACAAGGCTCCCAAGCGTCCGGTCCGGCCGGTGCTCTGGTTCATCATCGTCGGCACGCTGCTGGCCGCGCTCGTCGGCGGCCTCGTCTGGTTCAATTATTTCCGCGGCCAGATGATCAAGCAGTTCTTCGCCAACAACAAGCCGCCGCCGACCGCGGTCAGCGCGGCGGAGGCGAAATCCGAAGTGGTGCCGAACCTGCTCACCGCGGTCGGCGGCCTCGTCGCCGTGCACCAGGTCGACGTCAGCGCCGACGTCAACGGCCGCGTCACCGAGATCAAGTTCGAGCCGGGCACGCGTGTCGAGGCCGGCACGCCGCTTGTGCAACTGTTCGACGCGCCGGAGCAGGGCGACCTCGCCAACTACAAGGCCCAGGCAACCGTCGCGCAGCTGTCGCTCGATCGCGCCAAGCAGCTCGCCTCGCGCCAGTTCGGGCCGCAGGCCACCGTCGATTCCGCGCAGGCTGCCTATGACCAGGCGCAGGCCGGCATCGCCAAGACTGAAGCGCTGATCTCGCAGAAGCTGGTGCGCGCACCCTTCGCCGGTGATCTCGGCGTCCGCAAGGTCGAGGTCGGTCAATATCTGACGGCAGGCACGGCGATCGTGTCGCTGACCGACCTTTCCGAACTGTGGGCCAACTTCACGGTGACCGAGAAGGATTCCGGCAGCCTCAAGGTCGGCCAGACCGTCCGCCTCAAGGTCGATGCCTATCCGGGCCGGATCTTTGAGGGCAAGATCACCACGATCGAGCCGCAGATCTCGGCCGACACCCGCAACATCCGCGTGCAGGCGACCGTTGCCAATCCGGAGAAGATCCTTAAGCCCGGCATGTTCGTGAACACCACGGTGGTGCTGCCGGACAAGCCGGCCGTGATCACCGTGCCGGAGACGGCGGTCGACTACACGCTGTACGGCGATTCCGTGTTCGTGATCACCGAGAAGAAAGGAGAGGATGGCAAGACCAGTCTCTCCGCGGTGCGCACCTTCGTGCAGACCGGCAGCCGGGTCGAAGGTCGCGTCGAGATCATCAAGGGTCTGAAGGCGGGCGACAAGGTCGTCGCCGTCGGCCAGCTCAAGCTGCAATCGGGCGCTGCGGTGTCGATTTCGACCGACCCGGTTCCGCAGATCCCGGCGCAGCCGCCGCGCTACTGA
- a CDS encoding MexW/MexI family multidrug efflux RND transporter permease subunit, with amino-acid sequence MALTDIFIKRPVLSVVVSLLILLIGLRAAMVLPIRQYPKLSNTVINITTVYPGASADLIQGFITTPIEQAVASAEGVDYITSSSVLGTSTIQVYIKLNFDPNQALTEVLAKTNSVKYLIPKESNDPIVTKTTGQTTAVMYLGFSSEELSGSAISDYLTRVVQPVLSTVDGVASADILGGQTFAMRLWLDPEKMAGRNVSPADVASAIQANNFQSAAGQAKGYLIVSNVSTNTGLTNVDQFKKMIVKAKDGGFVRMEDIATVELAAQSTDASVAFNGEHAIFIGVQATPQGNPLTLVKGVRALFPELERNLPPSMKMKVAYDSTKFIQSSIDEVEKTLGEAVIIVIVVIFLFLASLRSVIIPVVTIPLSMIGVCTLMLALGFSFNLLTLLAMVLAIGLVVDDAIVVVENIHRHLEEGKTPVQASLQGAREIVGPVISMTITLAAVYAPIGFLGGLTGSLFREFAFTLAGSVIVSGVIALTLSPMMCSVLLKNTEEGRFAKLVNRVFGALTRWYGRRLDRSLDYKAITGLFAITILGLVGFLYMHTSKELAPEEDQGIVFAVTKAPKYANIDYVDFYGEKLDEKFQQFPETDLRFVLNGINGPQGGIAGMLLKPWDERKRSSIALKPLVQAELSKIEGVQAFAFNLPPLPGGPGGLPVQMVINSTAGFQTVYEQMEKLKDAARKSGMFIVSDSDLNFNQPNVKVTIDRSKAQDLGVNMQNLGATLAVLLGGNYVNRFNLEGRSYQVIPQVPRAKRLSPESLGGYYVTTNTGQQLPLSTVVSIQTKTDPNSLTHYNQLNSATFSAVPMPGVTVGAAVDFLESEAKKLPQGFSHDYLADSRQYVQEGNQLAITFGFALIIIFLVLAAQFESLRDPLVIMISVPMAIVGALIPLFFGVATMNIYTQVGLLTLVGLITKHGILMVEFANELQVNERLDRRSAIEMSARIRLRPILMTTAAMVTGLIPLLTATGAGAASRFSIGLVVVAGMSIGTLFTLFVLPAVYVVLATDHRAAADSERNKQVAELDLDAKALRPT; translated from the coding sequence ATGGCCCTTACCGATATTTTCATCAAGCGCCCGGTTCTGTCGGTCGTCGTCAGCCTGCTGATTCTGCTGATCGGCCTGCGTGCGGCGATGGTGCTGCCGATCCGGCAATATCCCAAGCTGTCGAACACGGTCATCAACATCACGACCGTCTATCCGGGCGCATCTGCGGACCTGATCCAGGGCTTCATCACGACGCCGATCGAGCAGGCGGTAGCGTCCGCCGAGGGCGTCGACTACATCACGTCGTCCTCGGTGCTCGGCACCTCGACGATCCAGGTCTACATCAAGCTGAACTTCGATCCGAACCAGGCGCTCACCGAGGTGCTGGCGAAGACGAATTCGGTCAAATATCTGATCCCGAAGGAATCCAACGACCCGATCGTCACCAAGACCACGGGCCAGACCACGGCCGTGATGTATCTCGGCTTCTCGTCCGAGGAGCTCTCGGGCTCGGCGATCTCGGATTATCTGACGCGCGTGGTGCAGCCGGTGCTGTCGACCGTCGACGGCGTGGCTTCCGCCGACATCCTCGGCGGGCAGACCTTCGCGATGCGGCTGTGGCTCGACCCCGAGAAGATGGCCGGCCGCAACGTGTCGCCGGCGGACGTGGCGTCGGCGATCCAGGCCAACAACTTCCAGTCCGCGGCCGGACAGGCCAAGGGCTATCTGATCGTCTCGAACGTCTCGACGAATACGGGCCTGACCAACGTCGACCAGTTCAAGAAGATGATCGTCAAGGCGAAGGACGGCGGCTTCGTACGAATGGAGGACATCGCCACCGTCGAGCTCGCCGCCCAGAGCACCGATGCGAGCGTCGCCTTCAACGGCGAGCACGCGATCTTCATCGGTGTGCAGGCCACCCCACAGGGTAACCCCTTGACGCTGGTCAAGGGCGTGCGCGCGCTGTTCCCCGAGCTCGAACGCAATCTGCCGCCGTCGATGAAGATGAAGGTCGCCTACGACTCGACCAAGTTCATCCAGTCCTCGATCGACGAGGTGGAGAAGACGCTGGGCGAAGCCGTGATCATCGTGATCGTGGTCATCTTCCTGTTCCTGGCCTCGCTGCGGTCGGTCATCATCCCGGTCGTCACGATTCCCTTGTCGATGATCGGCGTCTGCACCCTGATGCTGGCGCTGGGATTCAGCTTCAACCTTCTGACGCTGCTCGCGATGGTGCTGGCGATCGGTCTCGTGGTCGATGACGCCATCGTCGTGGTGGAGAACATCCATCGCCATCTGGAGGAGGGCAAGACGCCGGTCCAGGCGTCGTTGCAAGGCGCGCGCGAGATCGTTGGTCCCGTCATCTCGATGACCATCACGCTGGCCGCCGTGTACGCGCCGATCGGCTTCCTCGGCGGCCTCACCGGTTCGCTGTTCCGCGAGTTCGCCTTTACGCTGGCGGGTTCGGTGATCGTGTCGGGCGTGATCGCGCTAACCTTGTCGCCGATGATGTGCTCGGTGCTGCTGAAGAACACCGAAGAGGGCCGCTTCGCCAAGCTCGTCAACCGGGTGTTCGGCGCGCTGACGCGCTGGTATGGCCGCAGGCTCGACCGCTCGCTCGACTACAAGGCGATCACGGGCCTGTTCGCGATCACCATCCTCGGGCTCGTCGGCTTCCTCTACATGCACACCTCGAAAGAGCTGGCGCCGGAGGAAGACCAGGGCATCGTGTTCGCGGTCACCAAGGCACCGAAATACGCCAATATCGACTATGTCGATTTCTATGGCGAGAAACTCGACGAGAAATTCCAGCAATTCCCCGAGACCGATCTGCGCTTCGTGCTGAACGGCATCAACGGCCCGCAGGGCGGCATCGCCGGCATGCTGCTCAAGCCCTGGGACGAGCGCAAGCGCTCGTCTATCGCTCTGAAGCCGCTGGTGCAGGCCGAACTCTCCAAGATCGAGGGCGTGCAAGCGTTCGCCTTCAACCTGCCGCCCCTGCCTGGCGGGCCCGGCGGCCTGCCGGTTCAGATGGTGATCAACTCCACGGCGGGGTTCCAGACGGTTTACGAGCAGATGGAGAAGCTGAAGGACGCAGCCCGCAAGAGCGGCATGTTCATCGTCTCCGATAGCGATCTCAACTTCAACCAGCCCAATGTGAAGGTGACGATCGACCGCAGCAAGGCGCAGGATCTCGGCGTCAACATGCAGAACCTCGGTGCGACGCTCGCCGTGCTGCTCGGCGGTAACTACGTCAACCGTTTCAATCTCGAGGGGCGGTCCTATCAGGTGATCCCGCAGGTGCCGCGCGCCAAGCGGCTGTCGCCGGAATCGCTCGGCGGTTACTACGTGACGACCAATACCGGCCAGCAGCTTCCGCTGTCGACGGTGGTGTCGATCCAGACCAAGACCGATCCAAATTCGCTGACGCACTACAATCAGCTCAATTCGGCGACGTTCTCGGCGGTGCCGATGCCCGGCGTGACGGTCGGCGCGGCGGTCGACTTCCTCGAAAGCGAGGCCAAGAAGCTGCCGCAGGGCTTCAGCCATGACTATCTGGCGGATTCCCGGCAATATGTTCAGGAGGGCAACCAGCTCGCGATCACCTTCGGCTTCGCCCTGATCATCATCTTCCTGGTGCTCGCGGCGCAGTTCGAGAGCTTGCGCGACCCGCTGGTGATCATGATCTCGGTGCCGATGGCGATCGTCGGCGCGCTGATCCCGCTGTTCTTCGGCGTCGCGACCATGAACATCTACACACAGGTCGGGCTGCTGACCCTGGTCGGCCTGATCACCAAGCACGGTATCCTGATGGTGGAGTTCGCCAACGAGCTCCAGGTCAACGAGCGGCTCGACCGCCGCTCGGCCATCGAAATGTCGGCCCGCATCCGCCTGCGGCCGATCCTGATGACCACGGCCGCGATGGTGACCGGCCTGATCCCGCTTCTGACCGCGACCGGCGCGGGCGCGGCCAGCCGCTTCTCGATCGGCCTCGTCGTCGTCGCGGGCATGTCGATCGGCACGCTGTTCACGCTGTTCGTGCTGCCGGCGGTGTACGTCGTGCTGGCGACCGACCACCGTGCCGCGGCCGATTCCGAGCGGAACAAGCAGGTTGCCGAGCTCGATCTCGACGCCAAGGCCCTGCGGCCGACCTGA
- a CDS encoding ATP-binding protein, whose protein sequence is MSLSLHPDTPQAGTLPSAAPAGAASGAGRGIRARLFTKYVALFVAVVAIALLANGLFEVFFYYREHKASLIQVQHEQAEAAAAKIGQFVKEIESQLGWTTQLPWSASSIEQRRFDALRLLRQVPAITELAQVDSTGKERLRVSRLAMDAIESGTDLSGDPKFIEAVAHKVYYGPVYFRRESEPYMTLALAGARKDAGVSIAEVNLKLIWDVVSQIKVGQRGHAYVVGPEGRLIAHPDISLVLRNTDMSGLAQVRAAQAAGGTMPDALEEARNIQGQKVLTASAPIEPLHWTMFVELPVEEAYASLYASLQRLAIVLLAASIFAVLAGIFLARRMVGPIQALRSGAERIGGGDFSQRIAIRTGDELEGLADQFNDMGARLQESYADLENKVERRTAELSESLQQQTATADVLKVISRSAFDLQTVLNTLVASAARLCDADEGTIFRPRDGVFYLAASCGLDAEQESKLRTFASVPERGSVVGRTLLDGKTVHVPDVQADPDYAPSAARRRSIVRTMLGVPLLREGTPIGVFVLTRHMVRPFSDKQIELATTFADQALIAIENVRLFEEVQERTTELSRSLDDLRTAQDRLVQTEKLASLGQLTAGIAHEIKNPLNFVNNFSALSTELIDELNEVLEAASLDGKTKQEVDELTHMLKGNLEKVVQHGKRADSIVRNMLLHSREGSGEHRAVDINAVVEESLNLAYHGARAERPSFNVALQRALDPAAGMVDIYPQEITRVLLNLISNGFYAAAKRKESAGDAFEPTLSAATKDLGARVEIRIRDNGTGIPPEVMEKMFNPFFTTKPAGEGTGLGLSMSHDIVVKQHGGTIDVNSTPGVFTEFVITLPRTMTAGDTSGGKS, encoded by the coding sequence ATGAGCCTTTCCCTCCATCCTGACACCCCGCAAGCTGGGACGCTGCCGAGCGCGGCTCCGGCTGGCGCCGCCTCCGGCGCGGGACGGGGGATCCGGGCGCGGCTGTTCACCAAATACGTTGCGCTGTTCGTGGCCGTCGTCGCCATCGCGCTGCTGGCCAACGGCCTGTTCGAGGTCTTCTTCTATTATCGTGAGCACAAGGCCTCGCTGATCCAGGTCCAGCATGAGCAGGCCGAAGCAGCCGCGGCCAAGATCGGCCAGTTCGTCAAGGAGATCGAGAGCCAGCTCGGCTGGACCACGCAACTGCCGTGGTCGGCGAGCTCGATCGAGCAGCGCCGGTTCGACGCGCTGCGGCTGCTGCGTCAGGTACCTGCCATCACCGAGCTTGCCCAGGTGGATTCGACCGGCAAGGAACGGTTGCGGGTCTCGCGGCTGGCGATGGACGCGATCGAGAGCGGGACCGACCTGTCCGGTGACCCCAAGTTCATCGAGGCGGTCGCCCACAAGGTCTATTACGGGCCGGTCTATTTCCGCCGGGAGTCCGAGCCCTACATGACGCTGGCGCTGGCCGGCGCGCGCAAGGATGCCGGTGTCAGCATCGCCGAGGTCAATCTCAAGCTGATCTGGGACGTGGTTTCGCAGATCAAGGTCGGCCAGCGCGGGCACGCCTATGTGGTCGGCCCGGAAGGCCGCCTGATCGCCCACCCCGACATCAGTCTCGTGCTGCGCAACACCGACATGTCCGGCCTCGCACAGGTGCGCGCCGCGCAAGCTGCCGGCGGCACGATGCCGGATGCGCTCGAGGAAGCGCGCAACATCCAGGGCCAGAAGGTCCTGACCGCCTCGGCGCCGATCGAGCCGCTGCACTGGACCATGTTCGTCGAGCTGCCCGTCGAGGAGGCCTATGCATCGCTCTACGCCTCGCTGCAGCGGCTCGCGATCGTGCTGCTCGCGGCGTCGATCTTCGCGGTGCTTGCGGGGATATTCCTCGCGCGCCGTATGGTCGGGCCGATCCAGGCGCTGCGCAGCGGCGCTGAAAGGATCGGTGGTGGCGATTTCTCCCAGCGCATCGCGATCCGGACGGGCGACGAGCTCGAAGGGCTCGCCGACCAGTTCAACGACATGGGCGCGCGCCTGCAGGAATCCTATGCGGACCTCGAAAACAAGGTCGAACGGCGAACTGCGGAATTGAGCGAGTCCTTGCAGCAGCAGACCGCGACCGCCGACGTGCTGAAGGTCATCAGCCGTTCGGCGTTCGATCTGCAGACCGTGCTGAACACGCTGGTCGCATCGGCCGCGCGCTTGTGCGACGCGGACGAGGGCACGATCTTCCGGCCTCGCGACGGCGTTTTCTATTTGGCGGCAAGCTGCGGGCTCGACGCGGAGCAGGAAAGCAAGCTTCGGACTTTCGCCTCCGTACCGGAGCGTGGGAGTGTGGTCGGGCGTACACTGCTCGATGGCAAGACGGTCCATGTTCCGGACGTGCAGGCCGACCCGGACTATGCCCCCTCGGCCGCGCGCCGGCGTTCCATCGTACGTACGATGCTCGGTGTCCCTCTCCTTCGAGAGGGGACACCGATCGGCGTGTTCGTCCTGACGCGGCATATGGTGCGGCCCTTTAGCGACAAGCAAATAGAACTCGCTACGACCTTCGCAGATCAGGCCCTCATCGCGATCGAGAATGTCCGACTGTTCGAGGAGGTTCAGGAACGCACGACAGAACTGTCGCGATCGCTCGACGATCTGCGCACCGCGCAGGACCGCCTTGTCCAGACCGAAAAGCTCGCGTCCCTCGGCCAGCTCACCGCTGGCATCGCTCACGAGATCAAGAACCCGCTCAACTTCGTCAACAATTTCTCCGCTCTCTCGACGGAGCTGATCGACGAGCTCAACGAGGTGCTCGAAGCGGCAAGCCTCGACGGCAAGACCAAACAAGAGGTCGACGAGCTCACCCACATGCTCAAGGGCAACCTCGAGAAGGTGGTGCAGCACGGCAAGCGCGCCGATTCCATCGTCAGGAACATGCTGTTGCATTCGCGCGAAGGCTCCGGCGAGCATCGCGCCGTCGATATCAATGCGGTCGTGGAGGAGAGCCTCAACCTCGCCTATCACGGCGCGCGCGCCGAACGACCGTCTTTCAACGTCGCGCTTCAGCGCGCCCTCGATCCCGCCGCCGGCATGGTCGACATCTATCCGCAGGAGATCACGCGCGTCCTCCTCAATTTGATCTCCAACGGATTCTATGCCGCCGCCAAGCGCAAGGAGAGCGCGGGCGACGCGTTCGAGCCCACCTTGAGCGCCGCGACCAAGGACCTCGGCGCCAGGGTCGAAATCCGGATCCGTGACAACGGCACCGGCATTCCGCCCGAGGTGATGGAGAAGATGTTCAATCCCTTCTTCACCACCAAGCCGGCCGGCGAGGGCACCGGCCTCGGCCTGTCCATGAGCCATGATATCGTCGTGAAACAGCACGGCGGCACCATCGACGTGAACTCCACACCCGGTGTATTCACCGAATTCGTCATCACCCTGCCGCGCACGATGACGGCAGGCGACACTTCCGGAGGCAAGTCTTGA
- a CDS encoding response regulator produces the protein MNVYILVVDDEPDVEALFRQQFRRELRAGRFQMEFASSAPDALKRAAEVRDPSLILILSDINMPGMSGLDMLPKVRAAHPDVPVIMITAYGDAETRRKAIERGAVGLLTKPIDFALLRQEIDTRLEQAA, from the coding sequence TTGAACGTTTACATCCTGGTCGTCGACGATGAGCCCGACGTCGAGGCGCTGTTCCGGCAGCAATTCCGCCGCGAGCTGCGCGCCGGCCGCTTCCAGATGGAGTTCGCCTCGTCGGCGCCCGATGCGCTCAAGCGCGCCGCGGAGGTTCGCGACCCCTCGTTGATCCTGATCCTGTCCGACATCAATATGCCCGGCATGAGCGGGCTGGACATGCTGCCGAAAGTTCGCGCCGCACACCCGGACGTTCCCGTGATCATGATCACGGCCTATGGTGACGCCGAGACCCGGCGGAAGGCGATCGAGCGCGGCGCCGTCGGGCTTCTCACCAAGCCGATCGATTTCGCGCTGCTGCGGCAGGAGATCGACACGAGGCTCGAGCAAGCCGCATGA
- a CDS encoding adenylate/guanylate cyclase domain-containing protein, with amino-acid sequence MSATILFVDDEPDLEALVLQKFRRQIRGGEVTIMFARDGIEALASLEQNPQVDMVVSDINMPRMDGLSLLAKLQEAEDKKSTIIVSAYGDMSNIRTAMNRGAFDFLTKPIDFADLEATIGKTIRHIEMLREVKRRQMEAERAHAALSRHFSPELARRLAASGEGEGIEVQWRDVATIFTDITGFTSLVETAPPETLGKLLNEYVGGMTEVVFAHEGTVAKIIGDAIQVLFNAPGDQPDYATRAVACAHELDVWAQEFRARQSAMGVAFGATRIGIHAGPALVGNFGGNRFFDYTAYGDSINIAARLEAANKHLGTRICVSASVAAAAENFQGRPVGELMLRGRSEPLRAFEPLPPGKFEAPETALYSEAFAKMEAGDAAAMPAFAALVGMHADDSLAGFHLKRLLNGAKGIRMQLE; translated from the coding sequence ATGAGCGCGACCATCCTCTTCGTCGATGACGAGCCGGACCTCGAGGCGCTGGTCCTGCAAAAGTTCCGCAGGCAGATTCGCGGCGGAGAGGTCACGATCATGTTCGCTCGCGACGGTATCGAGGCGCTGGCTTCGCTCGAACAGAATCCGCAAGTCGACATGGTGGTCTCCGACATCAACATGCCCCGGATGGACGGGCTGTCGCTGTTGGCGAAGCTCCAGGAAGCCGAGGACAAGAAGTCGACCATCATCGTCTCCGCCTATGGCGACATGAGCAACATCCGAACCGCGATGAACCGCGGCGCGTTCGACTTCCTGACCAAGCCGATCGACTTTGCCGATCTGGAAGCCACGATCGGGAAGACCATCCGTCATATCGAGATGCTGCGCGAGGTGAAGCGCCGCCAGATGGAAGCCGAGCGCGCCCACGCCGCGCTGTCGCGTCATTTCTCGCCTGAGCTCGCCAGGCGTCTGGCCGCCAGCGGTGAGGGCGAGGGCATCGAAGTGCAGTGGCGCGACGTCGCTACCATCTTCACCGACATCACCGGCTTCACCTCGTTGGTCGAGACTGCGCCGCCCGAGACGTTGGGCAAGCTGCTCAACGAGTATGTCGGCGGCATGACCGAGGTCGTCTTTGCCCATGAGGGCACGGTCGCAAAGATCATCGGCGACGCGATCCAGGTGCTCTTCAACGCGCCCGGAGATCAGCCCGATTATGCCACGCGCGCGGTGGCCTGCGCCCACGAGCTCGATGTCTGGGCGCAGGAGTTTCGCGCGCGCCAGAGTGCCATGGGCGTTGCCTTTGGCGCCACCCGCATCGGCATTCACGCCGGCCCGGCGCTGGTCGGTAATTTTGGCGGCAACCGCTTCTTCGACTACACCGCGTATGGCGATTCCATCAACATCGCGGCGCGGCTGGAGGCCGCCAACAAGCATCTGGGCACCCGCATTTGCGTCAGCGCCAGCGTTGCCGCAGCGGCTGAGAATTTTCAAGGCCGCCCCGTGGGCGAGCTGATGCTGCGTGGGCGCAGCGAGCCGCTACGCGCGTTCGAGCCGCTGCCCCCGGGCAAATTCGAAGCGCCGGAAACGGCGCTGTACTCTGAGGCTTTCGCCAAGATGGAAGCCGGCGATGCGGCGGCCATGCCGGCCTTTGCCGCGCTGGTCGGCATGCATGCCGACGATTCCCTGGCCGGCTTTCACCTGAAGCGCCTGCTCAACGGCGCCAAGGGCATTCGCATGCAGCTTGAATAG
- a CDS encoding ABC transporter permease, with amino-acid sequence MTDAALPSPLTLADELDSPARRARRRLFKRKAAVFGLVVLVLVIVLAVLAPLIVPYDPIATSWSLVRKPPTAAHWFGTDELGRDILSRVVYGARASLLAGLISVAIALGIGVPLGLLAGYRGGFLDALISRITDAMLACPFLILAIALAAFLGPSLGNAMIAIGISATPIFVRLTRGQVLVVKAEDYVEAARALGNPPWRIALSHILPNILPALLVQATLSIAAAIIAEAALSFLGLGQQPPAPSWGSMLNAAQRFLTQAPWMAIWPGLAIFLVVLSLNLLGDGLRDALDPRQR; translated from the coding sequence ATGACCGACGCCGCGCTGCCGAGCCCTCTCACCCTCGCCGACGAGCTGGATAGCCCGGCCCGCCGCGCGCGTCGGCGGCTGTTCAAGCGCAAGGCGGCGGTGTTCGGGCTCGTCGTGCTCGTGCTGGTCATCGTGCTCGCCGTGCTGGCCCCGCTCATCGTGCCCTACGATCCCATCGCGACGAGCTGGAGCCTGGTACGCAAGCCGCCCACCGCGGCGCATTGGTTCGGGACCGACGAGCTCGGCCGCGACATCCTCAGCCGCGTCGTCTACGGCGCACGCGCCTCGCTGCTCGCGGGCCTCATCTCGGTCGCGATCGCGCTCGGCATCGGCGTTCCGCTCGGCCTCCTCGCCGGTTATCGCGGCGGCTTCCTCGATGCGCTGATCAGCCGGATCACGGACGCGATGCTGGCCTGTCCCTTCCTGATCCTGGCGATCGCGCTCGCCGCGTTCCTCGGGCCGAGCCTCGGCAATGCCATGATCGCGATCGGCATCTCGGCGACCCCGATCTTCGTCCGCCTGACCCGCGGCCAGGTGCTCGTCGTCAAGGCCGAGGATTATGTCGAGGCTGCGCGCGCGCTCGGCAATCCGCCGTGGCGGATCGCGCTCTCGCATATCCTGCCGAACATCCTGCCCGCACTGCTGGTGCAGGCGACGCTCTCGATCGCCGCCGCCATCATCGCCGAGGCCGCGCTCTCGTTCCTCGGCCTCGGCCAGCAGCCGCCGGCACCGTCCTGGGGCAGCATGCTCAACGCGGCGCAGCGCTTCCTGACCCAGGCGCCGTGGATGGCGATCTGGCCGGGGCTTGCGATTTTCCTCGTGGTGCTGTCGCTGAACCTGCTCGGCGACGGCCTGCGCGATGCGCTGGATCCCAGGCAGCGCTAA